A genomic segment from Paralichthys olivaceus isolate ysfri-2021 chromosome 22, ASM2471397v2, whole genome shotgun sequence encodes:
- the shroom4 gene encoding protein Shroom4 isoform X1 — translation METVEQLVSFHHIQVQLSGGAPWGFTLKGGLEHGEPLIITKIEDGGKAAHCKKLKVGDELININGSALYGSRQEALILIKGSYRILKLTVRRRNVPLLRPHSWHLAKLSELPLPPPPPSPPPPPTCLPSADSPPVPPPPPPSAMQLHPGPYTLPWHTTDNSDLSMQWGQLSRPYSSTDRSSSLGSMESLDTPTPTAQPYSDSHNSPVDPTLFNNKRDSAYSSFSASSNTSDYAAVPLKPGETCSMDNLLQSLGPACRDFPGGDNSTLGSSSTETPDEAQLTSHKSRSLTRPRRRPVEVKERPSSCCYEVERRGGNVEIVRNGEGGAEERKTHPPQPPARKDSFRATRSHSNAANKQCASAPVEISSLTSYFEENKSSLNVEAGIHNGFSPPEESDKTGNFTEETVDSLYMQRQTKDVTHIRCDTSANEDYNVDATSDHLSDRVSTSPGPITSPHPGSLSAQSSVEVQEQSDTKNSSTGLHRHSAPEKLLATQLQLLQFNSSSSSSEPYTPSIPPDQLLPPCSSQWSQSSHQPVREDQDAAHNHLHASSNKWEGSRCSTPGSVFLEGDDGESCDRLDGMCVNGGSPSSVQHHHPWGRSMSVPGDPSGSSTRGKLSSDQILESDFEPLSAAASMDTLLEEQRAVDRGIDGGKKEENVEGEATMKKLNTSRNHRRNRRRSERFATNLRNEIQRKKAQLQRSRGPGGLLCSGETVQEEEGPDLHEEQEDPEVPAQERSTKVALASSVIHQDVRTTAPVEKSNTSNEPLHDALQTQSAAYTDSTNLSRSVQILDPVLPSFGVGIRVVEEPAPAGKARRWRWTPEHKLQPEPEPEPDRRCRVLDERVLGVTGSRHGVCTYTSSSTSSHSRTSSCSRMEETDILPFADRMKFFEETSKGISGSSVSSLSSRRQRKPSNCPEHQGGELSLHPTQRRYSYQGALPQESSLLSNSMDTRRQSVSTSRERQKEKAMEQAREREERAREREREERLRERERQQEKERQERELEMERSRQRGMQREREREERMRQWERERERELELEREKEMDRARLQKERERELQREREVVQLSSHQEFHGKDNHQDFQLNFQLKPDAFSQSQAQNLAPRSAFYPVCTTSQSPENQQPLQLGYTARSYTPTETYPARKQETTKLNRKYSLSERDYPSWRRESRPAESIAQPQQQLHHGRWGPRDVDSSNGYSFPPPPAPLALRGRAMSENDLRFDSNQRWSPSICVATSQTLSEVEEGVCGVREGEAASTARQSRKKTPPPPRPPPPKWEQFHRRRASHHTLFSSSSSSSSAPHSIPPPINTAEGHFSSHSSSYLPPPETSRQRSYSLPPERQEVTEGCPCCSCHQTQTQGHPIPHATSNQLQAQFHDRSFTVTPPSPMFSRRAFRPVAPPQREREGNLRRLYSGEQEEVEVVSSLPSPQTDTSVSSSSEVYVDHSPDNERTTAKPLKQQQHVRPGAEWERSPSPRVHSETALPPGVENGVSPSESYFAIDYERQQQQLRVSRGFQTEEQQKIPEPGTESETTLSPSPVHSLEADLDVPMETDIDDFQEEELPTEVEPITSELPCFALPVTVLETDIDTFPDSEASPSGRTRAESSSVEEELETSEGSRERLSLEELFPQNSEGESGTESWRGAYQSPEHNTDSLDRRSGASSSCSSYYCTSAAKAQLLSQMKDFTDNRERDEDDELTYKKQLMESLRKKLGVLREAQRGLQDDIRANTLLGEEVENMVVSVCKPNEVDKFRMFIGDLDKVVSLLLSLSGRLLRVETTLDTLDPETEQNDRLPLLEKKRQLMRQLSEAQDLKDHVDRREQAVSRVLARCLSPEQHRDYSHFVKMKAALLVEQRQLEDKIRLGEEQLRGLRESLGLGLGLGLGMSMGYGHY, via the exons ATCGAGGATGGAGGGAAGGCGGCGCATTGCAAGAAGCTGAAAGTCGGCGACGAGCTCATCAACATAAACGGATCCGCCCTGTACGGCAGCAGACAGGAGGCGCTCATCCTCATCAAGGGGTCGTACAGGATTCTGAAGCTCACAGTCAGGAG GCGCAACGTTCCTCTCCTCAGGCCTCACTCCTGGCACCTGGCGAAGCTGTCGGAGCTGCccctcccaccccctcccccgtctcctccacctcctccaaccTGCCTGCCCTCCGCCGACTCCCCTCCTGTCCCCCCGCCGCCGCCTCCGTCTGCCATGCAGCTCCACCCCGGCCCCTACACACTACCCTGGCACACAACTGACAACAG tgacTTGTCCATGCAGTGGGGTCAGCTGTCCAGACCTTACTCCTCCACCGACCGAAGCAGTTCCCTGGGCTCCATGGAGAGCTTGGACACGCCGACACCCACCGCACAGCCGTACTCCGACTCCCATAATTCCCCCGTGGACCCAACCCTCTTCAACAACAAGAGAGACTCTGCCTACAGCTCCTTCTCTGCCAGCTCAAACACCTCCGACTACGCAGCTGTGCCGCTGAAGCCCGGTGAAACCTGCTCCATGGATAACCTCCTCCAGAGCCTGGGGCCAGCCTGTCGAGACTTCCCTGGTGGGGATAACTCAACCCTGGGGAGTTCATCTACCGAGACCCCGGACGAGGCACAGCTGACTTCACACAAATCCAGGTCACTCACCAGGCCGAGGCGGAGGCCTGTGGAGGTAAAAGAGAGGCCTTCATCCTGCTGTTATGAGgtagagaggaggggaggaaacgTTGAGATTGTGAGAAATGGAGAAGGAGGAGCGGAGGAGAGAAAGACTcatcctcctcagcctccagcCAGGAAGGACAGTTTTCGGGCAACCCGGAGTCACAGTAATGCTGCTAACAAGCAGTGTGCTTCTGCTCCCGTTGAAATCTCCAGTCTGACCTCTTACTTTGAGGAAAACAAGTCGTCACTGAATGTTGAAGCAGGAATTCACAACGGCTTCTCCCCACCAgaagaaagtgacaaaactgGGAATTTCACAGAGGAGACCGTAGACTCGCTCTACATGCAGAGACAGACTAAAGACGTTACACATATCAGATGTGACACTAGTGCTAATGAAGACTATAACGTAGACGCCACCTCAGATCACCTTTCTGACCGAGTGTCGACCTCCCCGGGCCCCATCACCTCGCCTCATCCTGGCTCCTTATCTGCCCAATCCTCCGTGGAGGTTCAAGAGCAGTCAGACACCAAGAACTCCTCTACGGGGCTACACCGGCACAGCGCCCCAGAGAAGCTCCTGGCTACACAACTTCAGTTACTGCAGTTTAACAGTAGCAGCTCGTCATCGGAGCCCTACACTCCGTCAATCCCTCCTGATCAGCTCTTGCCTCCGTGTAGCAGCCAGTGGTCCCAGTCCTCACACCAACCAGTGAGGGAAGACCAAGACGCTGCTCATAACCACCTCCACGCCTCTTCAAACAAGTGGGAAGGCAGCCGCTGTTCGACCCCAGGATCTGTGTTCTTGGAAGGTGATGACGGTGAATCGTGCGACAGACTCGATGGGATGTGTGTAAACGGTGGGTCCCCCTCCTCAGTTCAGCATCATCACCCTTGGGGCCGCTCGATGAGCGTACCAGGGGACCCCAGTGGATCATCAACCCGGGGAAAATTGAGCTCTGACCAAATACTTGAGAGTGATTTCGAGCCTCTCAGTGCTGCTGCCAGTATGGACACTTtactggaggagcagagagcagtGGACAGAGGAAtagatggaggaaaaaaagaggagaatgtAGAAGGAGAGGCAACGATGAAGAAGCTGAACACGTCGAGGAACCATCGACGGAACCGCCGCCGCAGCGAGCGATTTGCTACCAACCTCCGCAATGAGATCCAGAGGAAAAAGGCCCAGCTTCAGAGGAGCCGTGGCCCGGGGGGGTTGCTCTGTAGTGGGGAGACtgtccaggaggaggagggtcctGACCTCCATGAAGAACAGGAAGACCCAGAAGTGCCTGCCCAGGAGAGGAGCACCAAAGTTGCACTTGCCTCGTCTGTGATCCACCAAGATGTCAGGACAACAGCACCAGTTGAGAAATCCAACACTTCAAATGAACCACTCCATGATGCATTGCAAACTCAGTCAGCAGCCTACACTGATAGCACCAACTTGTCCAGGTCTGTCCAGATCCTGGACCCAGTCCTGCCCAGTTTTGGTGTCGGCATTCGAGTTGTGGAAGAACCAGCCCCCGCCGGTAAAGCCCGCCGCTGGCGTTGGACCCCTGAGCACAAACTCCagccagaaccagaaccagaaccagaccGACGGTGTAGAGTCTTGGATGAGAGGGTACTAGGGGTGACAGGATCACGACATGGGGTTTGTACCtatacctcctcctccacctcctcccacagtcGCACCTCTTCATGTTCTCGGATGGAGGAGACTGATATCCTTCCATTTGCAGATAGAATGAAGTTTTTTGAGGAGACGAGCAAGGGCATATCTGGGTCGAGTGTTTCAAGTCTGTCGAGTCGCAGGCAGAGGAAACCCTCTAACTGTCCTGAGCACCAGGGAGGGGAGCTCAGTCTGCACCCAACCCAAAGGAGATACTCCTACCAGGGGGCACTTCCACAGGAAAGTTCCCTGCTTTCAAACAGTATGGACACCAGGAGGCAGTCTGTGAGCACCAGCAgggagaggcagaaagagaaggCGATGGAACAGgcgagggagagggaggagagggcaaGGGAGCGAGAGCGTGAAGAGAGGttgagagaaagggagaggcagcaggagaaggAAAGACAGGAGAGGGAGCTAGAGATGGAGAGGTCACGGCAGAGGGGGATGCAGCGGGAGAGGGaacgagaggagaggatgagacagtgggaaagggaaagagagagggagcttgagctggagagagaaaaagagatggacAGGGCCAGACtccaaaaagaaagagagagagagctccagagagaaagagaagttgTTCAGCTCAGCTCACATCAGGAGTTTCACGGCAAAGAcaatcaccaagacttccaACTCAACTTCCAGCTCAAGCCTGATGCGTTCTCCCAAAGCCAAGCCCAGAATCTGGCCCCGAGATCGGCCTTTTATCCCGTCTGTACCACCTCCCAGTCCCCGGAGAACcagcagcctctgcagctgGGATACACGGCGCGGAGCTACACGCCCACAGAG ACGTATCCCGCCCGAAAACAGGAAACGACCAAGCTCAACAGGAAATACAGCCTGTCAGAGag GGACTACCCCAGCTGGAGGCGAGAGTCCAGACCAGCAGAGAGCATCGCTcagccccagcagcagctccaccacgGTCGATGGGGCCCCCGAGACGTCGACAGCAGCAACGGGTATTCGTTCCCTCCCCCGCCAGCTCCTCTCGCGCTACGAGGACGAGCCATGTCCGAAAACGACCTCCGCTTTGACAGCAATCAACGCTGGTCGCCGTCGATTTGTGTAGCGACCAGTCAGACGCTGAGCGAGGTGGAGGAAGGAGTTTGTGGCGTCAGGGAAGGAGAAGCGGCGAGCACGGCCAGGCAGAGCAGGAAGAAGACGCCGCCTCCGCCGAGACCGCCGCCCCCAAAGTGGGAGCAGTTCCACCGGAGGCGTGCATCTCACCAcaccctcttctcctcctcttcctcttcctcttccgcTCCTCACTCCATCCCTCCCCccataaacacagcagagggaCACTTTTCGTCTCACTCCTCCTCGTACCTCCCTCCTCCTGAGACGTCCAGGCAGAGGTCCTACAGTCTTCCCCCGGAGAGGCAGGAGGTGACGGAGGGCTGcccctgctgcagctgccacCAAACTCAAACTCAGGGACATCCCATTCCCCACGCCACGTCCAATCAGCTTCAGGCTCAGTTTCATGACCGCTCCTTTACCGTCACTCCGCCCAGTCCCATGTTCTCCAGACGGGCGTTCAGACCCGTAGCCCCgccccagagagagagggagggaaaccTGCGGCGCTTGTACAgcggagagcaggaggaggtggaggtcgTATCGTCCCTACCTTCACCACAGACGGACACGAGTGTGAGCAG CTCATCTGAGGTTTACGTCGACCACAGTCCCGACAACGAGAGGACGACAGCGAAGCCtctcaaacagcagcaacatgtgAGACCAGGAGCCGAGTGGGAGAGATCCCCTTCTCCCAGAGTTCATAGTGAGACCGCACTTCCTCCTGGTGTCGAAAACGGAGTTTCTCCGTCTGAATCCTACTTCGCCATCGACTacgagcggcagcagcagcagctccgtgTGAGCAGAGGCTTCCAGACTGAAGAGCAGCAGAAGATCCCAGAACCGGGAACCGAATCGGAGACGACCCTCAGCCCGAGTCCCGTGCACAGCCTGGAGGCCGACCTTGACGTCCCCATGGAAACTGACATCGATGACttccaggaggaggagcttcCAACAGAGGTTGAACCAATCACCAGCGAGCTCCCGTGCTTCGCGTTGCCGGTGACGGTCCTGGAGACGGACATCGACACGTTTCCGGATTCTGAGGCCTCGCCATCGGGCCGGACGAGGGCGGAGAGCAgctctgtggaggaggagctggagaccagtgagggcagcagagagaggctgagCCTGGAGGAGCTGTTCCCCCAAAACAGTGAGGGGGAGTCGGGCAcggagagctggagaggagccTACCAAAGCCCGGAGCACAACACCGACAGCTTGGACAg gcgTTCCGGCGCGAGCTCCAGCTGTTCGTCCTATTACTGCACGTCGGCCGCCAAGGCTCAGCTCCTGTCGCAGATGAAGGACTTCACcgacaacagagagagagacgaggacGACGAGCTGACGTACAAG AAGCAGCTGATGGAGAGTCTCCGTAAGAAGCTGGGGGTGCTGAGAGAAGCTCAGAGGGGTCTGCAGGACGACATCAGAGCCAACACTCTGCTGGGAGAGGAG GTGGAGAACAtggtggtgtctgtgtgtaagcCCAACGAAGTGGACAAGTTCCGCATGTTCATCGGCGACCTGGACAAGGTGGTGAGTCTGCTGCTGTCGCTGTCTGGGAGGCTGCTGAGGGTGGAGACCACGCTGGACACGCTGGACCCTGAGACGGAGCAAAATGACCGG ctccctctgctggagaaGAAGCGTCAGCTCATGAGGCAGCTGTCGGAGGCCCAGGACCTGAAGGACCACGTGGACCGCAGAGAACAGGCCGTCAGCCGGGTGCTGGCCCGCTGCCTGTCCCCCGAACAGCACAGAGACTACAG tcactTTGTGAAGATGAAGGCTGCTCTGCTGGTGGAGCAGAGGCAGCTGGAGGATAAGATCCGGCTgggagaggagcagctgagggGGCTGAGGGAGAGTCTGGGGCTGGgactggggctggggctgggaaTGTCGATGGGATACGGACATTACTGA
- the shroom4 gene encoding protein Shroom4 isoform X2, whose translation MQLHPGPYTLPWHTTDNSDLSMQWGQLSRPYSSTDRSSSLGSMESLDTPTPTAQPYSDSHNSPVDPTLFNNKRDSAYSSFSASSNTSDYAAVPLKPGETCSMDNLLQSLGPACRDFPGGDNSTLGSSSTETPDEAQLTSHKSRSLTRPRRRPVEVKERPSSCCYEVERRGGNVEIVRNGEGGAEERKTHPPQPPARKDSFRATRSHSNAANKQCASAPVEISSLTSYFEENKSSLNVEAGIHNGFSPPEESDKTGNFTEETVDSLYMQRQTKDVTHIRCDTSANEDYNVDATSDHLSDRVSTSPGPITSPHPGSLSAQSSVEVQEQSDTKNSSTGLHRHSAPEKLLATQLQLLQFNSSSSSSEPYTPSIPPDQLLPPCSSQWSQSSHQPVREDQDAAHNHLHASSNKWEGSRCSTPGSVFLEGDDGESCDRLDGMCVNGGSPSSVQHHHPWGRSMSVPGDPSGSSTRGKLSSDQILESDFEPLSAAASMDTLLEEQRAVDRGIDGGKKEENVEGEATMKKLNTSRNHRRNRRRSERFATNLRNEIQRKKAQLQRSRGPGGLLCSGETVQEEEGPDLHEEQEDPEVPAQERSTKVALASSVIHQDVRTTAPVEKSNTSNEPLHDALQTQSAAYTDSTNLSRSVQILDPVLPSFGVGIRVVEEPAPAGKARRWRWTPEHKLQPEPEPEPDRRCRVLDERVLGVTGSRHGVCTYTSSSTSSHSRTSSCSRMEETDILPFADRMKFFEETSKGISGSSVSSLSSRRQRKPSNCPEHQGGELSLHPTQRRYSYQGALPQESSLLSNSMDTRRQSVSTSRERQKEKAMEQAREREERAREREREERLRERERQQEKERQERELEMERSRQRGMQREREREERMRQWERERERELELEREKEMDRARLQKERERELQREREVVQLSSHQEFHGKDNHQDFQLNFQLKPDAFSQSQAQNLAPRSAFYPVCTTSQSPENQQPLQLGYTARSYTPTETYPARKQETTKLNRKYSLSERDYPSWRRESRPAESIAQPQQQLHHGRWGPRDVDSSNGYSFPPPPAPLALRGRAMSENDLRFDSNQRWSPSICVATSQTLSEVEEGVCGVREGEAASTARQSRKKTPPPPRPPPPKWEQFHRRRASHHTLFSSSSSSSSAPHSIPPPINTAEGHFSSHSSSYLPPPETSRQRSYSLPPERQEVTEGCPCCSCHQTQTQGHPIPHATSNQLQAQFHDRSFTVTPPSPMFSRRAFRPVAPPQREREGNLRRLYSGEQEEVEVVSSLPSPQTDTSVSSSSEVYVDHSPDNERTTAKPLKQQQHVRPGAEWERSPSPRVHSETALPPGVENGVSPSESYFAIDYERQQQQLRVSRGFQTEEQQKIPEPGTESETTLSPSPVHSLEADLDVPMETDIDDFQEEELPTEVEPITSELPCFALPVTVLETDIDTFPDSEASPSGRTRAESSSVEEELETSEGSRERLSLEELFPQNSEGESGTESWRGAYQSPEHNTDSLDRRSGASSSCSSYYCTSAAKAQLLSQMKDFTDNRERDEDDELTYKKQLMESLRKKLGVLREAQRGLQDDIRANTLLGEEVENMVVSVCKPNEVDKFRMFIGDLDKVVSLLLSLSGRLLRVETTLDTLDPETEQNDRLPLLEKKRQLMRQLSEAQDLKDHVDRREQAVSRVLARCLSPEQHRDYSHFVKMKAALLVEQRQLEDKIRLGEEQLRGLRESLGLGLGLGLGMSMGYGHY comes from the exons ATGCAGCTCCACCCCGGCCCCTACACACTACCCTGGCACACAACTGACAACAG tgacTTGTCCATGCAGTGGGGTCAGCTGTCCAGACCTTACTCCTCCACCGACCGAAGCAGTTCCCTGGGCTCCATGGAGAGCTTGGACACGCCGACACCCACCGCACAGCCGTACTCCGACTCCCATAATTCCCCCGTGGACCCAACCCTCTTCAACAACAAGAGAGACTCTGCCTACAGCTCCTTCTCTGCCAGCTCAAACACCTCCGACTACGCAGCTGTGCCGCTGAAGCCCGGTGAAACCTGCTCCATGGATAACCTCCTCCAGAGCCTGGGGCCAGCCTGTCGAGACTTCCCTGGTGGGGATAACTCAACCCTGGGGAGTTCATCTACCGAGACCCCGGACGAGGCACAGCTGACTTCACACAAATCCAGGTCACTCACCAGGCCGAGGCGGAGGCCTGTGGAGGTAAAAGAGAGGCCTTCATCCTGCTGTTATGAGgtagagaggaggggaggaaacgTTGAGATTGTGAGAAATGGAGAAGGAGGAGCGGAGGAGAGAAAGACTcatcctcctcagcctccagcCAGGAAGGACAGTTTTCGGGCAACCCGGAGTCACAGTAATGCTGCTAACAAGCAGTGTGCTTCTGCTCCCGTTGAAATCTCCAGTCTGACCTCTTACTTTGAGGAAAACAAGTCGTCACTGAATGTTGAAGCAGGAATTCACAACGGCTTCTCCCCACCAgaagaaagtgacaaaactgGGAATTTCACAGAGGAGACCGTAGACTCGCTCTACATGCAGAGACAGACTAAAGACGTTACACATATCAGATGTGACACTAGTGCTAATGAAGACTATAACGTAGACGCCACCTCAGATCACCTTTCTGACCGAGTGTCGACCTCCCCGGGCCCCATCACCTCGCCTCATCCTGGCTCCTTATCTGCCCAATCCTCCGTGGAGGTTCAAGAGCAGTCAGACACCAAGAACTCCTCTACGGGGCTACACCGGCACAGCGCCCCAGAGAAGCTCCTGGCTACACAACTTCAGTTACTGCAGTTTAACAGTAGCAGCTCGTCATCGGAGCCCTACACTCCGTCAATCCCTCCTGATCAGCTCTTGCCTCCGTGTAGCAGCCAGTGGTCCCAGTCCTCACACCAACCAGTGAGGGAAGACCAAGACGCTGCTCATAACCACCTCCACGCCTCTTCAAACAAGTGGGAAGGCAGCCGCTGTTCGACCCCAGGATCTGTGTTCTTGGAAGGTGATGACGGTGAATCGTGCGACAGACTCGATGGGATGTGTGTAAACGGTGGGTCCCCCTCCTCAGTTCAGCATCATCACCCTTGGGGCCGCTCGATGAGCGTACCAGGGGACCCCAGTGGATCATCAACCCGGGGAAAATTGAGCTCTGACCAAATACTTGAGAGTGATTTCGAGCCTCTCAGTGCTGCTGCCAGTATGGACACTTtactggaggagcagagagcagtGGACAGAGGAAtagatggaggaaaaaaagaggagaatgtAGAAGGAGAGGCAACGATGAAGAAGCTGAACACGTCGAGGAACCATCGACGGAACCGCCGCCGCAGCGAGCGATTTGCTACCAACCTCCGCAATGAGATCCAGAGGAAAAAGGCCCAGCTTCAGAGGAGCCGTGGCCCGGGGGGGTTGCTCTGTAGTGGGGAGACtgtccaggaggaggagggtcctGACCTCCATGAAGAACAGGAAGACCCAGAAGTGCCTGCCCAGGAGAGGAGCACCAAAGTTGCACTTGCCTCGTCTGTGATCCACCAAGATGTCAGGACAACAGCACCAGTTGAGAAATCCAACACTTCAAATGAACCACTCCATGATGCATTGCAAACTCAGTCAGCAGCCTACACTGATAGCACCAACTTGTCCAGGTCTGTCCAGATCCTGGACCCAGTCCTGCCCAGTTTTGGTGTCGGCATTCGAGTTGTGGAAGAACCAGCCCCCGCCGGTAAAGCCCGCCGCTGGCGTTGGACCCCTGAGCACAAACTCCagccagaaccagaaccagaaccagaccGACGGTGTAGAGTCTTGGATGAGAGGGTACTAGGGGTGACAGGATCACGACATGGGGTTTGTACCtatacctcctcctccacctcctcccacagtcGCACCTCTTCATGTTCTCGGATGGAGGAGACTGATATCCTTCCATTTGCAGATAGAATGAAGTTTTTTGAGGAGACGAGCAAGGGCATATCTGGGTCGAGTGTTTCAAGTCTGTCGAGTCGCAGGCAGAGGAAACCCTCTAACTGTCCTGAGCACCAGGGAGGGGAGCTCAGTCTGCACCCAACCCAAAGGAGATACTCCTACCAGGGGGCACTTCCACAGGAAAGTTCCCTGCTTTCAAACAGTATGGACACCAGGAGGCAGTCTGTGAGCACCAGCAgggagaggcagaaagagaaggCGATGGAACAGgcgagggagagggaggagagggcaaGGGAGCGAGAGCGTGAAGAGAGGttgagagaaagggagaggcagcaggagaaggAAAGACAGGAGAGGGAGCTAGAGATGGAGAGGTCACGGCAGAGGGGGATGCAGCGGGAGAGGGaacgagaggagaggatgagacagtgggaaagggaaagagagagggagcttgagctggagagagaaaaagagatggacAGGGCCAGACtccaaaaagaaagagagagagagctccagagagaaagagaagttgTTCAGCTCAGCTCACATCAGGAGTTTCACGGCAAAGAcaatcaccaagacttccaACTCAACTTCCAGCTCAAGCCTGATGCGTTCTCCCAAAGCCAAGCCCAGAATCTGGCCCCGAGATCGGCCTTTTATCCCGTCTGTACCACCTCCCAGTCCCCGGAGAACcagcagcctctgcagctgGGATACACGGCGCGGAGCTACACGCCCACAGAG ACGTATCCCGCCCGAAAACAGGAAACGACCAAGCTCAACAGGAAATACAGCCTGTCAGAGag GGACTACCCCAGCTGGAGGCGAGAGTCCAGACCAGCAGAGAGCATCGCTcagccccagcagcagctccaccacgGTCGATGGGGCCCCCGAGACGTCGACAGCAGCAACGGGTATTCGTTCCCTCCCCCGCCAGCTCCTCTCGCGCTACGAGGACGAGCCATGTCCGAAAACGACCTCCGCTTTGACAGCAATCAACGCTGGTCGCCGTCGATTTGTGTAGCGACCAGTCAGACGCTGAGCGAGGTGGAGGAAGGAGTTTGTGGCGTCAGGGAAGGAGAAGCGGCGAGCACGGCCAGGCAGAGCAGGAAGAAGACGCCGCCTCCGCCGAGACCGCCGCCCCCAAAGTGGGAGCAGTTCCACCGGAGGCGTGCATCTCACCAcaccctcttctcctcctcttcctcttcctcttccgcTCCTCACTCCATCCCTCCCCccataaacacagcagagggaCACTTTTCGTCTCACTCCTCCTCGTACCTCCCTCCTCCTGAGACGTCCAGGCAGAGGTCCTACAGTCTTCCCCCGGAGAGGCAGGAGGTGACGGAGGGCTGcccctgctgcagctgccacCAAACTCAAACTCAGGGACATCCCATTCCCCACGCCACGTCCAATCAGCTTCAGGCTCAGTTTCATGACCGCTCCTTTACCGTCACTCCGCCCAGTCCCATGTTCTCCAGACGGGCGTTCAGACCCGTAGCCCCgccccagagagagagggagggaaaccTGCGGCGCTTGTACAgcggagagcaggaggaggtggaggtcgTATCGTCCCTACCTTCACCACAGACGGACACGAGTGTGAGCAG CTCATCTGAGGTTTACGTCGACCACAGTCCCGACAACGAGAGGACGACAGCGAAGCCtctcaaacagcagcaacatgtgAGACCAGGAGCCGAGTGGGAGAGATCCCCTTCTCCCAGAGTTCATAGTGAGACCGCACTTCCTCCTGGTGTCGAAAACGGAGTTTCTCCGTCTGAATCCTACTTCGCCATCGACTacgagcggcagcagcagcagctccgtgTGAGCAGAGGCTTCCAGACTGAAGAGCAGCAGAAGATCCCAGAACCGGGAACCGAATCGGAGACGACCCTCAGCCCGAGTCCCGTGCACAGCCTGGAGGCCGACCTTGACGTCCCCATGGAAACTGACATCGATGACttccaggaggaggagcttcCAACAGAGGTTGAACCAATCACCAGCGAGCTCCCGTGCTTCGCGTTGCCGGTGACGGTCCTGGAGACGGACATCGACACGTTTCCGGATTCTGAGGCCTCGCCATCGGGCCGGACGAGGGCGGAGAGCAgctctgtggaggaggagctggagaccagtgagggcagcagagagaggctgagCCTGGAGGAGCTGTTCCCCCAAAACAGTGAGGGGGAGTCGGGCAcggagagctggagaggagccTACCAAAGCCCGGAGCACAACACCGACAGCTTGGACAg gcgTTCCGGCGCGAGCTCCAGCTGTTCGTCCTATTACTGCACGTCGGCCGCCAAGGCTCAGCTCCTGTCGCAGATGAAGGACTTCACcgacaacagagagagagacgaggacGACGAGCTGACGTACAAG AAGCAGCTGATGGAGAGTCTCCGTAAGAAGCTGGGGGTGCTGAGAGAAGCTCAGAGGGGTCTGCAGGACGACATCAGAGCCAACACTCTGCTGGGAGAGGAG GTGGAGAACAtggtggtgtctgtgtgtaagcCCAACGAAGTGGACAAGTTCCGCATGTTCATCGGCGACCTGGACAAGGTGGTGAGTCTGCTGCTGTCGCTGTCTGGGAGGCTGCTGAGGGTGGAGACCACGCTGGACACGCTGGACCCTGAGACGGAGCAAAATGACCGG ctccctctgctggagaaGAAGCGTCAGCTCATGAGGCAGCTGTCGGAGGCCCAGGACCTGAAGGACCACGTGGACCGCAGAGAACAGGCCGTCAGCCGGGTGCTGGCCCGCTGCCTGTCCCCCGAACAGCACAGAGACTACAG tcactTTGTGAAGATGAAGGCTGCTCTGCTGGTGGAGCAGAGGCAGCTGGAGGATAAGATCCGGCTgggagaggagcagctgagggGGCTGAGGGAGAGTCTGGGGCTGGgactggggctggggctgggaaTGTCGATGGGATACGGACATTACTGA